A DNA window from Methanococcus voltae PS contains the following coding sequences:
- the cbiM gene encoding cobalt transporter CbiM, protein MHIPDGFIPTWESAIFWIISIIFVALAIKWAKNNMDEKSVPLFAVLGAGIFAIQAINVPIGMGTSGHMVGAAMASMIFDSPYAGILLLALVLLIQGLFFADGGILVMGANIFNMGVICAFVGYYAFKSLRNRGISIAAFVGGWLALFTSAIVCSLELTIAGTFPLVAGLSAMGLYHAIIGLIEGAITAIVLGYIASARPDMLKWAGGKNE, encoded by the coding sequence ATGCACATACCAGATGGATTTATTCCTACATGGGAAAGTGCAATATTTTGGATAATATCCATTATATTTGTTGCATTAGCCATCAAGTGGGCAAAAAACAATATGGATGAAAAATCCGTACCGTTATTCGCAGTTCTTGGTGCAGGAATCTTCGCGATTCAAGCTATAAACGTTCCTATAGGTATGGGGACGAGTGGTCACATGGTGGGTGCTGCTATGGCATCTATGATATTTGACAGTCCATATGCAGGTATTTTATTGTTAGCTCTTGTATTACTTATACAAGGTTTATTCTTTGCAGATGGGGGAATACTTGTAATGGGTGCAAATATATTTAACATGGGTGTAATATGTGCCTTTGTTGGATATTATGCTTTCAAAAGCTTAAGAAACAGGGGAATATCAATCGCTGCTTTCGTGGGCGGTTGGTTAGCCTTATTCACAAGTGCGATAGTATGTTCATTAGAATTAACTATTGCTGGAACATTCCCATTAGTTGCGGGATTAAGTGCTATGGGGTTGTACCATGCCATTATTGGATTAATTGAAGGTGCAATTACTGCGATAGTATTGGGTTATATTGCATCTGCACGACCTGACATGTTAAAGTGGGCAGGTGGTAAAAATGAGTAA
- a CDS encoding PDGLE domain-containing protein, whose translation MSNGSLGTNSKNSKFIMGGLIIALIIGILAPFIASGDPDGLESAAEKIINGNALESNLKEIGLEEEGTVAPSPFADYAIPGMDKIGEIAAMLIGILLMMVLGYGVAAILKKKEQIAN comes from the coding sequence ATGAGTAATGGTAGCCTCGGTACAAACTCAAAAAATAGCAAATTTATAATGGGTGGTTTAATTATCGCCCTTATTATTGGAATATTGGCACCTTTCATTGCTTCAGGTGACCCTGATGGTTTAGAAAGTGCTGCGGAAAAAATAATCAATGGTAACGCACTTGAAAGTAACTTAAAGGAAATTGGTTTAGAAGAAGAAGGTACAGTAGCTCCTTCACCTTTTGCAGATTATGCCATTCCTGGAATGGATAAAATCGGTGAAATAGCTGCCATGTTAATTGGTATTCTGCTAATGATGGTGTTGGGTTACGGCGTAGCTGCAATACTAAAGAAAAAAGAACAAATTGCCAATTAA
- a CDS encoding aldo/keto reductase: MYYRTVPKNGEKISILGFGAMRLPEYYGKIDEEKAEELFVYAIKNGLNFIDTAVPYHNGNSESFVGKILNKHDLRDKVKISTKLSLGSSIEGGNELKNIEDMENYLDKQLEKLKTDYIDYYLVHAITKQSWEKLKSLDVFEFLEKAKKEGKIKNTGFSTHEDYETFKKIVDAYDWDVCLIQYNYIDQNTQITKKGLEYAKSKNLGIFIMEPLRGGKLVYKVPKEVKKIMDEYRTSYDKDINSSNPVDNPVDWSFNWLWGHPEITCVLSGMNYMPHLIENVELAKNFDLEKYNIYGDSESTLKYNSFISKIAQIYDDKTKINCTDCNYCSPCTADIAISRIFELYNDKHIFEDENDNTRAYYAKLDYMKDIGGVNGVWKNASKCIECNECIEKCPQHLDIPNLLKKVALEFEGNEEYYEYKVELIKYLLNNDMIR, from the coding sequence ATGTATTATAGGACTGTACCAAAAAATGGGGAAAAAATATCTATTTTGGGCTTTGGTGCGATGAGGCTACCCGAATATTATGGAAAAATAGATGAAGAAAAAGCCGAAGAATTATTTGTTTATGCGATAAAGAATGGGTTAAATTTTATAGATACTGCAGTACCGTACCATAATGGTAATAGTGAATCATTCGTGGGGAAAATTCTTAACAAACATGATTTAAGGGATAAAGTAAAAATATCTACAAAATTATCACTTGGTTCCTCAATTGAGGGCGGAAATGAACTAAAAAATATTGAAGATATGGAAAATTACTTGGATAAACAGCTTGAAAAGTTGAAAACGGATTATATTGATTACTATTTAGTTCATGCAATTACAAAACAAAGTTGGGAAAAATTAAAATCGTTAGACGTATTTGAATTTTTGGAAAAAGCAAAAAAAGAAGGAAAAATAAAAAATACGGGATTTTCTACTCATGAAGACTATGAAACATTTAAAAAAATCGTAGATGCTTATGACTGGGATGTTTGCCTTATTCAATACAATTATATCGACCAAAATACGCAGATTACAAAAAAAGGTCTGGAATACGCAAAATCAAAAAATTTAGGTATTTTTATCATGGAACCACTTCGAGGTGGAAAATTAGTATATAAAGTACCTAAAGAAGTTAAAAAAATAATGGATGAATATCGTACTAGTTATGATAAAGATATAAATTCGTCAAATCCTGTTGATAATCCTGTTGATTGGTCGTTTAATTGGCTTTGGGGACATCCTGAAATTACCTGCGTTCTATCAGGTATGAATTACATGCCTCATTTGATTGAAAACGTTGAATTGGCCAAAAACTTTGATTTAGAAAAGTATAATATATATGGGGATTCTGAATCAACTTTAAAATATAATTCTTTTATTTCTAAAATAGCTCAAATTTATGATGATAAAACAAAAATAAATTGTACAGATTGTAATTATTGTTCGCCCTGTACTGCAGATATTGCTATTTCTAGAATATTTGAATTATACAACGATAAACATATTTTTGAAGATGAAAACGATAATACAAGAGCTTACTACGCTAAATTAGACTATATGAAAGATATAGGGGGAGTAAATGGAGTTTGGAAAAATGCTTCAAAATGTATTGAATGCAATGAATGTATTGAAAAATGTCCTCAACATTTGGACATACCAAATTTATTAAAAAAAGTAGCTTTAGAATTTGAAGGAAATGAAGAATATTACGAATACAAGGTTGAATTAATAAAATACCTGTTAAATAATGATATGATTAGATGA
- a CDS encoding ADP-ribosylglycohydrolase family protein gives MVDKSQAYEDKFKGCIVGLSIGDALGMPVEWFTRSQIEEMGGISEYIDPINKFKDILKAGDYTDDTEQTLALANAFDKNGYNEDKFIENLLYWYNHNPIGIGPTSSKALENLSKGIKNGMPSETCGSAMRTAPLGLFYFDNLSKLVEKSISVTKLTHNSPNAIAGALSISFVVSKCLIHGIAHNTYDKYRLEKGGFDDGLGAIEKLRDVYEKDVGAFLNRDLEDDDISKYEHPEASHSTYSKIIEYNKNIIDKKRMEKGYDPILFIGERDIKRPYEYPEFRQTIEDCSHLLIDTSIEFSEKIVDILEICENAHNNNYDKKVILEGYDKLGTGINAIEAVPSAIFSFMISNSFESSLLNSINAGGDTDSIGSMCGALAGTYYGFNAIPKKWINDLSNHEHIINTSINLYNLKVMD, from the coding sequence ATGGTGGACAAGTCCCAAGCATACGAAGATAAATTTAAAGGCTGTATCGTTGGATTATCAATAGGTGATGCTTTAGGTATGCCCGTAGAATGGTTTACAAGGTCACAAATTGAAGAAATGGGCGGAATAAGTGAGTATATAGACCCCATAAATAAATTTAAAGACATATTAAAAGCAGGAGATTATACGGACGATACAGAACAGACTTTAGCACTTGCAAATGCTTTTGATAAGAATGGATATAACGAAGATAAATTTATTGAAAATTTGCTCTATTGGTACAACCACAACCCTATAGGTATTGGACCTACAAGTAGCAAAGCACTTGAAAATTTATCAAAAGGGATTAAAAATGGAATGCCCTCTGAAACTTGTGGTTCTGCCATGAGAACAGCTCCATTGGGTTTATTTTATTTTGATAATTTAAGCAAATTGGTTGAAAAAAGTATTTCAGTCACAAAACTAACTCATAATAGTCCTAATGCAATAGCAGGAGCTCTTTCAATTTCGTTCGTAGTTTCAAAGTGTTTAATACATGGTATTGCACACAATACCTATGATAAATACAGACTTGAAAAAGGTGGGTTTGATGATGGGTTAGGTGCTATTGAAAAATTACGAGACGTCTATGAAAAGGACGTAGGAGCCTTTTTAAATAGGGATTTGGAAGATGACGATATCTCAAAATATGAGCATCCTGAGGCGAGTCATTCTACATATTCTAAAATTATAGAATATAATAAAAATATAATTGATAAAAAACGCATGGAAAAAGGTTATGACCCAATATTATTTATCGGAGAAAGGGATATTAAAAGACCGTATGAATACCCCGAATTTAGGCAAACAATTGAAGATTGTAGTCATTTATTAATTGATACTTCGATTGAATTTTCCGAAAAAATCGTGGACATCTTAGAAATTTGTGAAAACGCTCATAATAACAACTACGATAAAAAAGTTATATTGGAAGGTTATGATAAATTAGGTACTGGAATTAACGCTATTGAAGCAGTTCCTTCTGCAATATTCTCCTTTATGATAAGCAATAGCTTTGAATCATCCTTATTAAATTCAATAAATGCAGGAGGGGATACTGACAGTATAGGCAGTATGTGTGGAGCACTTGCAGGTACCTATTACGGATTCAATGCAATTCCTAAAAAATGGATAAATGACTTATCAAATCACGAACATATTATAAATACATCGATTAATTTGTATAATTTAAAAGTTATGGATTAA
- a CDS encoding DHH family phosphoesterase: protein MIKDCKICGGTGKKVIKYDICPDCDGTGYQEEFETKKHFKGVSKNSKYDFDDAEIPCSKCEGTGKVPVYGLCEFCEGTGKIVACDECGVQIGKYPDDSNKKLCKNCQKSQKDDQENKKVVYVLDDFVTMEDLEEGKFYKGKVSRAEKYGVFIQLNEKVRGLLRFREVVGRKNSDFKIGDEVVVQLSELKLGKREVDFRYIPTAGYELKKFEKSYDLIPIAQIFEKGLENMKDKVIKIRGEVIQAVQTPGPTVFTVTDGTEVGWVAAFESAGVRANPEVELGSVIEVVGSVGVRDGKLQIERMMLSLLEGDEETTVKDSIEKQLDIKSEAKSDIEFLVESPILEKLRPKMADVAKRIRRAMLDGRPIILRHHADTDGYSGGIALEKAILPVLNEFSLDSGAQWHYYRRSPSKAPFYELEDVTKDIIFSLEDYIRFGQKMPLVILVDNGSTNEDIPAISEIKAYDVEVVVVDHHYPGEVVDGRAEIDDYIDAHVNPYLVGGDSNLTAGALATEVARMINEDVTDVIKHLPGVAMVGDHARGEEVDQYIKLALETLTENSKTASAKEFTFEDLDKIALCMDFEAFYLKFMSGTGIVDDILAINKEEFARHERLINILYHRAMKMVDRQMKSVIPSIKTRELSNGILLNVIDVEKYAHKFTFPAPGKTCGFAHDSIVKQHGEEKPIVTLAYGPDFGVVRATDAVSETFSFNLNLIVTQLMEEIPESSLDGGGHECAGSLKFVEGLRSKVLDRFFEIVESMK from the coding sequence ATGATAAAAGATTGCAAAATATGTGGCGGTACCGGTAAAAAGGTTATAAAATACGATATATGCCCCGATTGTGACGGGACCGGTTACCAGGAAGAATTTGAGACTAAAAAACACTTTAAAGGCGTATCAAAAAATTCAAAATATGATTTTGATGACGCAGAAATACCTTGTTCAAAGTGTGAAGGGACCGGAAAAGTACCAGTTTATGGATTATGTGAATTTTGTGAAGGAACTGGTAAAATTGTAGCATGTGACGAATGCGGGGTTCAGATAGGAAAATATCCTGACGATTCAAATAAAAAATTGTGCAAAAACTGCCAGAAATCTCAAAAAGATGACCAAGAAAATAAAAAGGTAGTTTATGTTTTAGATGATTTTGTAACTATGGAAGACCTTGAAGAAGGTAAGTTTTACAAGGGTAAAGTTTCAAGAGCTGAAAAATACGGGGTTTTTATTCAATTAAATGAAAAAGTTAGGGGATTATTGAGATTTAGGGAAGTTGTAGGTAGGAAAAACAGCGACTTTAAAATCGGTGACGAAGTAGTTGTACAGCTTTCAGAATTGAAACTTGGTAAAAGAGAAGTTGACTTTAGATACATTCCAACAGCCGGTTATGAACTCAAGAAATTTGAAAAAAGCTACGATTTAATACCTATCGCTCAAATATTCGAGAAAGGTCTCGAAAATATGAAAGATAAGGTAATTAAAATTAGAGGAGAAGTTATTCAAGCAGTCCAAACTCCAGGACCTACGGTATTCACCGTTACAGATGGTACAGAAGTAGGATGGGTTGCAGCTTTCGAAAGCGCAGGAGTGAGAGCTAACCCTGAAGTTGAACTTGGTTCAGTCATTGAAGTAGTTGGTTCAGTTGGCGTGAGAGATGGAAAACTCCAAATTGAAAGAATGATGTTATCTTTACTCGAAGGGGATGAAGAAACCACTGTAAAAGACTCCATTGAAAAGCAGTTAGATATAAAGTCTGAAGCTAAAAGTGACATCGAGTTTTTAGTAGAAAGTCCAATCCTTGAAAAATTAAGACCTAAAATGGCAGACGTTGCCAAAAGAATTAGACGTGCAATGTTAGATGGTAGACCTATCATATTAAGACATCACGCTGATACAGATGGTTATTCTGGCGGTATTGCCTTAGAAAAAGCAATTTTGCCCGTATTGAATGAATTCTCATTAGATTCTGGAGCACAATGGCACTACTATAGGAGAAGCCCTTCAAAAGCACCTTTCTATGAATTAGAAGACGTAACAAAAGATATTATATTTTCATTAGAGGATTACATAAGATTCGGTCAAAAGATGCCTTTAGTAATACTCGTAGATAATGGAAGTACAAACGAAGATATACCAGCTATTTCAGAAATTAAAGCTTACGATGTTGAGGTTGTAGTTGTAGACCACCACTACCCTGGCGAAGTAGTTGACGGAAGAGCAGAAATTGATGATTACATCGATGCACACGTAAACCCTTACTTAGTTGGCGGAGACAGTAATTTAACAGCGGGTGCACTTGCAACAGAAGTAGCAAGAATGATAAATGAAGATGTAACTGATGTAATCAAACACTTACCGGGTGTAGCAATGGTTGGTGACCATGCACGTGGTGAGGAAGTAGACCAGTACATAAAATTAGCTTTAGAGACGTTAACTGAAAACAGTAAGACCGCTTCAGCTAAAGAGTTTACATTTGAAGATTTAGATAAAATAGCACTTTGTATGGATTTCGAAGCATTTTATTTAAAATTCATGTCAGGAACTGGAATTGTAGATGACATACTTGCAATAAATAAGGAAGAATTTGCAAGACACGAGCGATTAATCAATATATTATATCATAGGGCTATGAAAATGGTTGATAGACAAATGAAAAGTGTCATACCATCCATTAAAACAAGAGAACTTTCAAACGGTATTTTATTAAACGTTATTGACGTAGAAAAATACGCACACAAGTTTACATTCCCAGCACCTGGTAAAACATGTGGTTTTGCACACGATAGTATCGTAAAACAACACGGCGAAGAAAAACCAATCGTTACACTTGCATATGGTCCAGATTTCGGTGTAGTAAGAGCTACAGACGCAGTGAGTGAAACATTTAGCTTCAACTTGAACTTAATTGTAACACAGTTAATGGAAGAAATACCTGAATCTTCACTCGATGGTGGAGGACACGAATGTGCAGGAAGCCTTAAATTCGTTGAAGGACTTAGAAGCAAGGTATTAGATAGATTCTTTGAAATTGTAGAATCAATGAAATAA
- a CDS encoding helicase HerA domain-containing protein — MNQNSAEINNLKILGYTIGETSSYALQMISSDVPEIGEYVSIYNEGTEILGMIENVVRGNLITNELKEYGAVTNIKEFESEDEIYTISSIKILGDTRNMQIPRRPPKPLTEVYKTSKVTLDKVFSNGKLEIGKLISSDIDVSLDVNKLCSRHLAVLAITGQGKSNTISVLLEQFKKLNATIIVFDMHREYLDMESYSTDLKINPIKPKINIYNMHPDSLMNLAGVDPAASIQRSFGRRAIIGLNKEHEEVEYNSVEEYINTIITRIEVYADMDEYKNKLDSLITLKMRFEDLLAYKSKITAINYNPISGIKENRINIVDISELDEESTDLIISYFSKEILKDRKKSFWSTKTANPIFIIYEEAHLIIPQNRPTKSKVPISRIAREGRKFGVGICLVSQRPKTLDQEALSQCNNFIISKIIEPKDQRYIQQASESLSEDLIAQLPSLNVGEAIVLGPSLKIPALIKVNRFNGVYGGEDVMFDELWGKSENDLSNKTLGKSIFEDEEDEL, encoded by the coding sequence ATGAATCAAAATAGTGCAGAAATTAATAATTTAAAAATTTTGGGTTATACAATAGGTGAAACGTCTTCCTATGCCTTACAGATGATTTCATCCGATGTTCCGGAAATAGGGGAGTATGTATCAATATATAATGAAGGAACAGAAATATTAGGAATGATTGAAAATGTAGTTCGTGGAAATTTGATTACTAACGAATTAAAAGAATATGGTGCGGTTACCAATATAAAAGAGTTTGAAAGTGAAGACGAAATATACACAATTTCATCAATAAAAATCTTAGGCGATACCAGGAATATGCAGATACCAAGACGACCACCAAAACCATTAACCGAAGTATATAAGACTTCCAAAGTAACACTTGATAAAGTATTTTCTAATGGCAAATTAGAAATTGGAAAATTGATATCATCAGATATAGATGTTTCTTTAGACGTAAATAAATTATGCTCTAGACATTTGGCAGTTTTAGCGATAACAGGGCAAGGTAAATCAAATACAATTTCAGTTTTATTGGAGCAATTTAAGAAATTAAACGCTACAATAATAGTTTTTGATATGCACCGTGAATATTTAGATATGGAAAGTTACAGCACAGATTTAAAAATAAATCCGATTAAACCAAAAATAAACATTTACAATATGCACCCTGATTCACTAATGAATTTAGCCGGTGTAGACCCTGCAGCATCTATTCAAAGGTCATTTGGTAGACGTGCAATAATTGGTTTAAATAAAGAACATGAAGAAGTTGAATATAATAGCGTAGAGGAGTATATAAATACCATAATAACTAGAATAGAAGTTTATGCGGATATGGACGAATATAAAAACAAATTAGATAGTTTAATAACATTAAAAATGAGATTTGAAGATTTATTGGCGTATAAATCAAAAATTACTGCAATAAACTACAATCCTATTTCAGGCATTAAAGAAAATAGAATTAACATTGTAGACATTAGCGAACTTGATGAGGAAAGTACGGATTTAATAATATCTTATTTCTCAAAAGAAATATTAAAAGACAGGAAAAAATCATTTTGGAGCACAAAAACTGCAAATCCTATATTTATAATATATGAGGAGGCGCATTTGATAATACCACAAAATAGACCTACAAAATCAAAAGTGCCTATTTCTAGAATTGCGAGAGAAGGTAGAAAATTTGGAGTTGGTATTTGCCTTGTTTCTCAACGTCCTAAGACACTTGACCAGGAGGCACTCTCACAATGCAATAACTTTATAATATCAAAGATAATTGAACCAAAAGACCAAAGATACATTCAACAGGCTTCCGAAAGTTTAAGCGAGGATTTAATTGCCCAATTGCCGTCTTTAAACGTTGGTGAAGCTATTGTATTGGGCCCATCCCTTAAAATACCCGCACTTATAAAAGTAAACCGTTTTAATGGAGTTTATGGCGGTGAAGACGTAATGTTTGATGAATTATGGGGAAAAAGCGAAAATGATTTATCAAATAAAACTTTGGGAAAAAGTATTTTTGAAGATGAAGAAGATGAATTATAG
- a CDS encoding lysine exporter LysO family protein: MIKSQFTSKNSTLKKITNKLSFTHIMLLALIVGYAVGKYTSMDFGNTYELMLYLMVFLIGVDLAKSDGLKSIRHVGKMGLILPAITIFGAIVSAIIAIPLFGIPLKYSLAISTSVGWYSLAGPTIATYSTEFGLIAFLMNFMREIFTMMGYPLVIKKFPKDSAITLGGATSMDSTMPVVAKFGGNEYTMLSFVHGVILSALVPFILPLILMLPI, from the coding sequence ATGATAAAATCACAATTCACGTCTAAAAATTCAACTCTAAAGAAAATAACAAATAAATTGTCGTTTACTCATATTATGTTATTGGCTTTGATTGTGGGATATGCCGTAGGTAAATATACGTCGATGGATTTTGGAAATACCTATGAGTTAATGCTCTATCTTATGGTATTTTTAATTGGGGTAGATTTGGCAAAAAGTGATGGATTAAAAAGTATAAGGCACGTAGGTAAAATGGGCTTGATACTACCTGCAATAACTATATTCGGGGCAATAGTTTCTGCAATAATTGCAATACCACTTTTTGGTATTCCTTTAAAGTATAGTTTGGCAATTTCTACTAGCGTAGGTTGGTACAGCTTAGCCGGACCTACAATAGCAACTTATTCAACAGAATTCGGGCTTATTGCATTTTTAATGAATTTTATGAGGGAAATATTTACAATGATGGGTTACCCATTAGTCATAAAAAAATTTCCAAAGGATAGTGCCATAACATTGGGCGGTGCAACTTCAATGGACTCTACAATGCCTGTAGTGGCTAAATTTGGTGGTAATGAGTATACAATGCTTTCATTCGTGCACGGGGTTATATTAAGCGCTCTAGTTCCGTTTATATTACCTTTAATACTGATGTTACCAATATAA
- a CDS encoding LysO family transporter yields the protein MIIMLILISGVLLGYIFRKQLKDKNLSNIINLTLILLVFFIGVSTGKMETNAISTVITSLEFCILTMFVTLIIATVIMNKMKTRKLFKN from the coding sequence ATGATAATCATGTTAATTTTGATATCAGGGGTATTGTTGGGATATATCTTTAGAAAACAATTAAAGGACAAAAATTTATCCAATATTATAAATTTAACCTTAATTTTATTGGTATTTTTCATAGGTGTTTCCACAGGAAAAATGGAGACAAATGCGATATCTACAGTTATAACTTCATTAGAGTTTTGTATTTTAACGATGTTTGTAACTCTTATAATTGCCACAGTTATAATGAATAAAATGAAAACACGTAAATTATTTAAAAATTAA
- a CDS encoding 2-oxoacid:ferredoxin oxidoreductase subunit beta has protein sequence MHPSIKHMREDRLPHIFCAGCGNGIVLNCFINAMERQKLDTDDIIAISGIGCSSRVPGYLNCDSLHTTHGRPIAFALGTKVARQDKKVVVFTGDGDTSAIGGNHFLHGCRRNIDMTVICINNNIYGMTGGQCSPTTPHEKKATTAPYGNPENPLDLCNVAKAAGASYVARWTTAHPIQLANSIKKGMEKKGFAFIEVVSQCPTYYGRFNVSKKPAEMMTYLKDSSLRAAKAEKMSPEELTDKVIIGEFQDIEKPEYIEQLKKLQDL, from the coding sequence GTGCATCCTTCAATAAAACATATGCGTGAAGATAGATTACCGCACATATTCTGTGCAGGTTGTGGAAATGGGATTGTATTAAACTGTTTTATAAATGCTATGGAAAGGCAGAAATTAGATACCGATGATATAATAGCAATTTCAGGAATTGGGTGCTCTTCTAGAGTTCCAGGATATTTAAACTGTGATTCATTGCACACTACCCACGGTAGACCTATTGCTTTTGCTTTGGGGACAAAAGTAGCAAGACAAGACAAAAAAGTAGTTGTATTTACAGGTGACGGAGATACGTCTGCAATCGGTGGAAATCACTTTTTACACGGTTGTAGAAGAAATATCGATATGACCGTTATTTGCATTAACAACAATATATATGGTATGACAGGAGGGCAATGCTCACCTACAACGCCACACGAAAAAAAGGCAACTACAGCACCTTACGGAAACCCTGAAAATCCATTAGATTTATGCAATGTTGCAAAAGCTGCGGGTGCTTCATATGTTGCTAGATGGACAACAGCTCATCCGATACAGCTTGCTAATTCAATCAAAAAAGGAATGGAAAAGAAAGGTTTTGCGTTCATTGAAGTCGTTTCACAATGTCCTACATACTACGGTAGGTTTAACGTTTCCAAAAAACCTGCGGAAATGATGACCTACTTAAAAGATAGTAGTTTAAGAGCTGCTAAAGCTGAAAAAATGAGTCCTGAGGAATTAACTGACAAAGTAATTATCGGAGAATTCCAGGATATTGAAAAACCAGAATACATCGAACAATTGAAAAAATTACAAGATTTATAA
- a CDS encoding 2-oxoacid:ferredoxin oxidoreductase subunit gamma produces MRKEVRFSGFGGQGIILAGVILGKAISLYGGKNAVQTQSYGPEARGGASKSEVVISEEEIDFPKVILPDVLISMSQPAFDKYGEEIKENATILIDKDLVSVSEEYESKNKVYKIPFTEIANKEIGLGIVANIVMLGSLTKILDVDPEIVKKALLESVPKGTEKKNTLAFEKGYEYIQ; encoded by the coding sequence ATGAGAAAAGAAGTAAGATTTTCAGGATTTGGCGGTCAAGGTATCATATTAGCCGGTGTTATATTGGGTAAAGCCATATCATTATACGGCGGTAAAAATGCAGTTCAAACACAATCCTACGGTCCAGAAGCTAGGGGAGGGGCTAGTAAGTCCGAGGTAGTAATATCTGAAGAAGAAATAGATTTTCCAAAAGTTATATTGCCTGATGTACTTATATCGATGTCACAGCCTGCTTTTGATAAATATGGTGAAGAGATAAAAGAAAATGCTACCATTTTAATCGATAAAGACCTTGTAAGTGTTTCTGAAGAATATGAATCAAAAAACAAGGTTTACAAAATCCCATTTACCGAAATTGCAAATAAAGAAATTGGTTTGGGAATTGTTGCAAATATTGTTATGCTCGGCTCCTTAACAAAAATATTGGATGTAGACCCAGAAATAGTTAAAAAAGCCCTTTTAGAAAGTGTTCCAAAAGGTACGGAAAAGAAAAATACCTTGGCCTTTGAAAAAGGGTACGAATACATTCAATAA
- a CDS encoding double zinc ribbon domain-containing protein produces the protein MVTVIPLNEEEKASVIKGLRSAVPATKLVTLKRLVDLTEARPESFQYMDMYDKRSLNEIITSIEYIIAYDMDEVIKREAMVTLEKVKRTLGIKFFNSLTLCNKCNNIIDVGWEHCIHCGTSTENMVFEDVEYCKGCSKPILPDWVHCAHCGIELKKKENTIPKCRKCRREVDPTWLVCPFCGAKLK, from the coding sequence ATGGTTACCGTTATACCCCTAAACGAAGAAGAAAAAGCAAGCGTCATAAAAGGACTTAGAAGTGCCGTTCCAGCTACAAAATTAGTTACATTAAAAAGATTGGTCGACCTTACTGAAGCTAGACCTGAATCATTTCAATACATGGATATGTATGATAAAAGGTCACTAAACGAAATTATAACCAGTATTGAATATATCATAGCCTATGATATGGATGAAGTCATTAAAAGAGAAGCTATGGTGACTTTGGAAAAAGTTAAAAGGACTTTAGGTATTAAATTCTTTAACAGTTTGACATTGTGTAATAAATGTAACAATATCATTGATGTAGGATGGGAACACTGTATACATTGTGGTACCAGTACTGAAAATATGGTATTTGAAGATGTAGAATACTGTAAAGGTTGTTCAAAGCCTATTTTACCAGATTGGGTACATTGTGCACATTGTGGTATTGAATTGAAGAAAAAAGAAAATACCATTCCAAAATGTAGAAAATGTAGGAGAGAGGTTGACCCTACATGGCTCGTTTGTCCATTCTGTGGTGCAAAATTAAAATAA